In one window of Oryza sativa Japonica Group chromosome 9, ASM3414082v1 DNA:
- the LOC9266163 gene encoding probable LRR receptor-like serine/threonine-protein kinase At1g51810 produces the protein MALFLFFAAIVVLAAASPAIGQLPGFLSIDCGLEAKYSGYKDTDLGIVYVSDGPYIDNGENHQASGDSTTRRPYLTLRRFPTGERNCYALPTVSGDKYLVRVVIARDSQNSSSTATTTATLQFDLHLGANYWDTVHDDGTEVYEALFMAWASWAPVCLVNTGQGTPYASAIELRPLGSEIYPAVMANQSLRLSSRQRMGQINSSVTRFPDDQYDRFWWTMPTNPMWANLSTTSNIQEESTMFGVPSAILQKAVTVAGNGTMLNIMSEDRSFFEFMVFLHLADFQDNKIRQFNVYFNSDNPLPYIPQYLAADYVYSRNWYSSTDGKFNITLAATAKSLLPPMLNALEIYTLVAHSTPTTFSKDFDAIMAIKFEYGIKKNWMGDPCSPSRFAWDGVICRNTSDNIPRIISLDLSNSNLHGVISNNFTLLTALENLNLTGNQLNGTIPDSLCKLNAGSFIFSYNSDQDLCKKTSPSSSRSRATILAISIAAPVMVVAILGLSYLIWRVKRKSNIFAYNPPRVPEPTNASRNEKYHWDHLQENENRQFTYKELEKITDNFQLIIGEGGFGRVYHGRLEDNTEVAVKMLSGTSSSGFNGFLAEVQSLTKVHHKNLVSLVGYCSEKAHLALVYEYMSRGNLFDHLRGKSGVGENLNWAMRVRVLLDAAQGLDYLHKGCNKSIIHRDVKTSNILLGQNLRAKIADFGLSRTYISDSQSHMSATVAGSMGYIDPEYYQTGWITENNDVYSFGVVLLEVVTGELPILQGHGHIIQRVKQKVDSGDISSIADQRLGDDYDVNSMWKVVEIALLCTEPVAARRPSMAAVVAQLKESLTLEEARQERGLKENPTDDVVVAMVPTFGPSAR, from the exons ATGGCGCTCTTCCTTTTCTTCGCTGCAATCGTCGTGTTAGCCGCCGCGTCACCTGCCATCGGCCAGCTGCCAG GTTTTTTGAGCATTGACTGCGGTCTAGAGGCCAAATACAGCGGCTACAAGGACACTGACCTCGGCATCGTCTACGTCTCCGACGGCCCGTACATTGACAACGGGGAGAACCACCAGGCCTCGGGGGACAGTACCACCCGGCGTCCTTACCTGACGCTCAGGAGATTCCCCACAGGGGAGAGGAACTGCTACGCCCTCCCCACCGTCTCCGGGGACAAGTACCTTGTCCGGGTGGTGATAGCGAGGGACAGCCAGAACagctcgtcgacggcgacgacgacggcgacgctgcAGTTCGACCTGCACCTCGGGGCGAACTACTGGGACACCGTGCACGACGACGGCACCGAGGTGTACGAGGCGTTGTTCATGGCGTGGGCGAGCTGGGCGCCGGTGTGCCTCGTCAACACCGGCCAGGGAACGCCATACGCGTCGGCGATTGAGCTGAGGCCGCTCGGCAGCGAGATCTACCCGGCCGTCATGGCCAACCAGTCCCTGCGCTTGTCTAGTCGGCAGAGGATGGGGCAAATAAACAGCTCTGTTACTCG GTTTCCTGATGATCAATATGATCGGTTCTGGTGGACGATGCCCACTAACCCAATGTGGGCGAATCTATCAACCACGTCGAACATTCAGGAGGAGTCCACCATGTTTGGGGTTCCCTCGGCAATCCTCCAGAAGGCCGTCACAGTGGCCGGGAACGGCACTATGCTCAACATCATGTCGGAAGACAGATCATTCTTTGAGTTCATGGTGTTCCTGCACTTGGCTGACTTCCAGGACAACAAGATCCGGCAGTTCAATGTCTACTTCAACAGCGACAACCCTCTCCCATACATCCCACAATACCTGGCCGCTGATTACGTTTACAGCAGAAATTGGTACAGCTCCACAGATGGAAAGTTCAACATCACTCTTGCGGCCACCGCCAAGTCCTTGTTGCCCCCGATGCTCAATGCGCTCGAGATCTACACTCTCGTCGCACATAGCACTCCCACGACTTTTTCGAAAGATT TTGATGCCATCATGGCTATTAAATTTGAATACGGGATAAAGAAGAATTGGATGGGTGATCCATGTTCCCCGTCCCGATTTGCATGGGATGGTGTGATATGCAGGAACACAAGTGATAATATTCCAAGGATAATATCTCT CGATCTCTCCAACAGCAACTTGCATGGGGTGATATCTAATAACTTCACACTTCTCACAGCACTTGAGAATTT AAATTTGACAGGCAACCAACTGAATGGAACAATTCCAGACTCCTTGTGCAAACTAAATGCAGGGTCATTCATTTTCAG TTATAATTCTGATCAAGATTTGTGCAAAAAAACAAGTCCGTCTTCTTCAAGAAGCAGAGCAACTATATTAGCTATCTCAATAGCAGCTCCCGTGATGGTAGTGGCTATACTTGGTCTTTCATATTTAATATGGAGAGTTAAAAGAAAGTCCAACA TTTTCGCATACAATCCTCCCAGAGTTCCAGAACCCACAAATGCTTCAAGAAATGAAAAATATCATTGGGATCATCTACAAGAAAATGAGAATCGTCAATTCACCTATAAGGAACTGGAGAAGATTACTGATAACTTCCAACTGATAATTGGAGAAGGAGGGTTTGGACGTGTGTACCACGGTCGTTTAGAAGATAATACCGAGGTCGCTGTCAAGATGCTTTCTGGAACATCGTCAAGTGGGTTTAATGGGTTTTTAGCTGAG GTTCAGAGCTTGACAAAGGTGCATCACAAGAATCTAGTTTCATTGGTTGGTTACTGCTCGGAGAAGGCTCATTTAGCATTGGTTTACGAATACATGTCTAGAGGCAATCTGTTTGATCATCTGAGAG GTAAAAGTGGTGTTGGCGAAAACTTGAATTGGGCAATGCGTGTCCGAGTTTTGCTGGATGCTGCACAAG GACTGGATTATCTGCACAAGGGTTGCAACAAGTCAATAATTCACCGGGATGTGAAGACTAGTAACATTCTGTTGGGTCAAAACTTACGAGCTAAAATAGCAGATTTTGGACTTTCTAGAACTTATATTAGTGATTCGCAATCTCACATGTCAGCCACTGTAGCTGGATCAATGGGTTACATTGACCCCGA GTACTACCAAACTGGCTGGATCACTGAGAACAATGATGTCTATAGCTTTGGTGTTGTTCTTCTAGAGGTAGTCACCGGTGAGCTTCCGATATTACAaggccatggtcacatcattcaGCGTGTGAAACAGAAGGTTGATTCAGGGGACATCAGCTCCATTGCCGATCAGCGACTTGGGGATGACTATGATGTTAACTCCATGTGGAAGGTGG